The following proteins are encoded in a genomic region of Sneathiella marina:
- a CDS encoding HAD family hydrolase: MAHMSSLSVIAFDADDTLWQNEHFFRMTEEKFTNLLKDYASGDHVTERLLAAERRNLEFYGYGVKGFTLSMIETAIEVTEDRVPAAVLHDILRTGREMLRHPVETLPNVFETLTELSSNFRLIMITKGDLFDQERKLAQSGLGELFDVVEIVSEKKPEVYRRIFSQHSTAPHQCMMVGNSLKSDVIPALSIGSWAVHIPHDLTWALEHAEAPLEDPKFHEISELGKLPDLIYQL; the protein is encoded by the coding sequence ATGGCACATATGTCCTCTTTGTCTGTTATCGCGTTCGATGCAGATGATACACTCTGGCAAAACGAACATTTCTTCCGGATGACAGAGGAAAAATTTACGAATTTGCTAAAGGATTACGCAAGCGGGGATCATGTTACCGAGCGGCTTTTAGCCGCTGAGCGGCGAAATCTCGAATTTTATGGCTATGGTGTAAAAGGCTTTACCTTGTCGATGATCGAAACGGCCATTGAAGTTACAGAAGACAGGGTGCCGGCAGCGGTTCTGCATGACATTCTGCGGACGGGCCGCGAAATGCTCAGGCATCCCGTAGAAACATTACCGAACGTTTTTGAAACGCTAACCGAGTTATCCTCCAATTTTCGTTTGATTATGATAACCAAAGGGGATTTGTTTGATCAGGAACGAAAACTTGCTCAATCAGGACTGGGTGAATTATTTGATGTCGTTGAAATCGTAAGTGAGAAGAAACCTGAGGTTTATCGTCGCATTTTCAGCCAGCATTCGACTGCGCCCCATCAATGCATGATGGTTGGCAATTCTTTGAAATCAGATGTAATTCCAGCCCTGTCTATCGGCAGTTGGGCTGTGCATATACCTCATGATCTAACTTGGGCGCTGGAACATGCAGAAGCTCCTTTGGAAGATCCAAAGTTCCATGAGATTTCAGAATTGGGCAAGCTGCCGGACCTTATCTACCAGCTCTAA
- a CDS encoding FAD-binding oxidoreductase, translating to MASQHAEMDQVVQKLTDLLGKRCTTAEAVREQHGHDESWHFPSAPDAVCFAQSTEEVSEIVKICAYHKVPIIPFGAGTSLEGHVNAVHGGISIDLNDMNKVLRVGQEDLDCTVQPGVRRKQLNEYLRDTGLFFPIDPGADASIGGMASTRASGTNAVRYGTMRENILCMTVVLPDGRIISTGHRSKKSAAGYDLTKLYIGAEGTLGIITEITLKLYGIPEAISAATVCFPDIEGAIQAVILTIQSGIPVARIELLDEVQVDAINRYSNLELAVKPTLFLEFHGSEAYVKEQAEQVSDICSEFGAEGFEWTTQAEERTRLWQARHDAAYAAIALRNGAQIWATDVCVPISRLSDCILETKQDLEESFLIAPLVGHVGDGNFHLSFVIKKENPEELAEAERLNGRLIDRALAMDGTCTGEHGIGLGKKKYMYREHGEAVDVMATLKHALDPDNIMNPGKIIPDQAAE from the coding sequence ATGGCCAGCCAACATGCCGAAATGGATCAAGTGGTCCAAAAACTTACGGATTTATTGGGGAAGCGGTGCACGACAGCAGAGGCCGTGCGAGAACAGCACGGGCATGACGAAAGCTGGCATTTTCCGTCGGCGCCAGACGCGGTGTGCTTTGCGCAGAGTACGGAAGAAGTATCCGAAATCGTTAAGATTTGCGCGTATCACAAAGTGCCAATCATTCCCTTCGGTGCAGGTACATCACTGGAAGGTCATGTGAATGCCGTGCATGGCGGTATTTCTATTGACCTAAATGATATGAATAAGGTGCTGAGAGTTGGTCAGGAAGATCTGGATTGTACCGTGCAGCCGGGCGTGCGCCGTAAACAATTGAATGAATATTTAAGGGATACGGGCCTGTTCTTTCCCATTGATCCAGGCGCCGATGCCTCCATCGGCGGAATGGCGTCGACCCGTGCTTCGGGTACAAATGCCGTTCGCTATGGCACCATGCGGGAAAACATCCTTTGTATGACAGTTGTTTTGCCGGATGGTCGGATCATATCAACCGGCCATCGCTCGAAAAAAAGTGCGGCTGGGTATGACTTGACTAAACTTTATATTGGTGCAGAAGGCACATTGGGGATTATTACTGAGATTACGTTGAAGCTTTATGGAATCCCGGAAGCGATTTCTGCCGCGACAGTGTGTTTTCCGGACATCGAAGGCGCGATCCAGGCTGTGATCCTGACTATTCAATCGGGCATTCCCGTTGCCCGGATTGAATTGCTGGATGAGGTGCAGGTTGACGCCATCAATCGATATTCCAATCTTGAATTGGCGGTAAAACCAACTTTGTTTTTGGAGTTCCATGGGAGCGAAGCATATGTGAAGGAACAGGCTGAGCAAGTCAGCGATATATGCTCGGAATTTGGAGCGGAAGGCTTTGAATGGACGACGCAGGCGGAAGAGCGGACCAGATTATGGCAAGCCAGACATGATGCGGCTTATGCGGCAATCGCCCTGCGGAATGGGGCGCAAATTTGGGCGACAGATGTATGTGTTCCCATCTCCCGCCTTTCAGACTGCATTCTTGAAACCAAGCAAGATCTCGAAGAAAGCTTTCTGATTGCCCCCTTGGTTGGACATGTCGGTGACGGCAATTTCCACCTCTCTTTCGTTATAAAAAAGGAAAATCCAGAAGAGCTGGCAGAGGCGGAACGCCTGAATGGGCGGTTGATTGATCGGGCATTGGCGATGGATGGAACTTGTACGGGCGAGCACGGTATAGGGCTCGGTAAAAAGAAATATATGTATCGCGAGCATGGCGAAGCAGTTGATGTCATGGCAACGTTGAAGCATGCACTGGACCCGGACAATATTATGAACCCGGGCAAGATCATCCCGGATCAGGCCGCTGAGTAG
- a CDS encoding thioesterase family protein, giving the protein MTGPALPAIHQQSVLTEWIDYNNHMNVAFYVLIFDQSLDVFLDEIGLTREYRESANCTVYVLETHVTYLQEVHEGDPLEMTVRVIDCDEKRMHLFLEMYHRDKGYLAATSEQMIMHLDKTGPSAAPMPAAMQAALEANKALYKETPAPKQSGNVIGIRRKK; this is encoded by the coding sequence ATGACGGGTCCTGCCCTTCCTGCAATACATCAACAATCGGTTCTTACAGAGTGGATCGACTATAACAATCACATGAATGTCGCCTTTTATGTATTGATTTTCGACCAATCTCTCGATGTTTTCCTTGATGAGATCGGTCTAACCAGAGAATACAGAGAGAGTGCAAATTGTACCGTTTATGTGTTGGAAACCCATGTCACCTATCTTCAAGAGGTGCATGAGGGCGATCCACTTGAGATGACGGTCAGGGTTATAGATTGCGACGAAAAACGGATGCATTTATTTTTGGAAATGTATCATAGGGATAAGGGTTATCTAGCGGCAACATCAGAGCAGATGATTATGCATCTCGATAAAACCGGCCCAAGTGCCGCGCCAATGCCAGCAGCCATGCAGGCCGCACTGGAAGCAAACAAAGCACTTTACAAGGAAACGCCCGCGCCAAAACAATCTGGTAATGTTATAGGAATTCGGCGGAAAAAATAA